The following proteins are encoded in a genomic region of Nonomuraea muscovyensis:
- a CDS encoding YdeI/OmpD-associated family protein has product MMHFADAAEWESWLAGHHGDEGGAWLRIARKGSPIAAVTIEQALEVALCYGWIDSHRRSHDEHSFLQRYSRRRKGSPWSRVNVERVEALTAAGRMRPAGLAEVAAARADGRWDAAYAAQRDADVPPDLAEALAAHPRAAARFEALGRTGRYRLILPLLKARTPAGRAGRLQKTISGLLG; this is encoded by the coding sequence ATGATGCACTTCGCGGACGCCGCCGAGTGGGAGTCGTGGCTGGCCGGTCACCACGGGGACGAGGGCGGGGCCTGGCTCAGGATCGCCAGGAAGGGGTCGCCGATCGCCGCGGTCACGATCGAGCAGGCGCTGGAGGTCGCGCTCTGCTATGGCTGGATCGACAGCCACCGCAGGTCCCATGACGAGCACTCGTTCCTGCAGCGCTACTCGCGCCGCCGCAAGGGCAGCCCCTGGTCGCGGGTGAACGTCGAGCGCGTGGAGGCGCTGACCGCCGCCGGGCGCATGCGTCCGGCCGGGCTGGCGGAGGTCGCCGCCGCCCGGGCGGACGGCCGGTGGGACGCGGCCTACGCCGCCCAGCGCGACGCCGACGTCCCGCCCGACCTGGCCGAGGCGCTGGCGGCCCACCCACGGGCGGCGGCCCGCTTCGAGGCGCTCGGCAGGACCGGCCGCTACCGGCTGATCCTGCCGCTGCTGAAGGCCAGGACCCCCGCCGGCCGCGCCGGCCGCCTGCAGAAGACGATCTCCGGCCTGCTGGGGTGA
- a CDS encoding VOC family protein: protein MLRGIATVNFWADDLEAAKNWYVELLGVEPYFERPGNGQPAAYYEFRIGDYQAELGLIDRRYAPPNAATAPGGAVTHWHVDDVQGVLDRLLAMGATPHTPLTEYGPGFVAASVVDPFGNVLGIMYNQHYLEVLGR, encoded by the coding sequence ATGCTGCGAGGAATCGCCACCGTCAACTTCTGGGCCGACGACCTGGAGGCCGCCAAGAACTGGTACGTCGAGCTGCTGGGCGTCGAGCCGTACTTCGAGCGCCCCGGCAACGGTCAGCCGGCCGCCTACTACGAGTTCCGGATCGGCGACTACCAGGCCGAACTCGGCCTCATCGACCGCCGGTACGCCCCGCCGAACGCGGCCACCGCTCCCGGCGGCGCCGTCACCCACTGGCACGTCGACGACGTGCAGGGCGTCCTGGACCGGCTGCTGGCCATGGGGGCCACTCCGCACACGCCACTCACCGAGTACGGCCCCGGTTTCGTCGCCGCCTCCGTGGTCGACCCGTTCGGCAACGTGCTGGGCATCATGTACAACCAGCACTACCTGGAGGTTCTGGGCCGATGA
- a CDS encoding helix-turn-helix transcriptional regulator: MRADRLIAALLLMQSRGRVTAAELAAELEVSVATARRDLEALSAAGIPVYPQPGRGGGWSLLGGARTDLSGLSATEAQALFLLVGPAAAISEEAKAALRKLVRALPRPFRADAEAAASATMIDPTRWGERDRRRPEMVDRLQAAVVHRRKVRLTYAGRTREQTERLVDPWGLVDKDEVWYLLAGTERGQRTFRVDRIVEAEPTGEPAERPDDFTLAAAWQEVVGEVEQRRSRTWATVLIETRFVPVLRDHFGRHCQVEHERDEHGRARVRVGAPTPLDIARQLAGWGALVEVLEPAPVRLELARIGTELAARYAGTP; this comes from the coding sequence ATGCGAGCTGACCGTCTCATCGCCGCCCTTCTGCTCATGCAGTCCCGTGGCCGCGTGACCGCCGCCGAACTGGCCGCCGAGCTGGAGGTCTCCGTCGCCACGGCGCGCCGGGACCTGGAGGCGCTGTCCGCGGCGGGCATCCCGGTGTACCCACAGCCCGGACGCGGTGGCGGCTGGTCGCTGCTCGGGGGCGCCCGTACCGACCTCAGCGGCCTGTCGGCGACGGAGGCGCAGGCGCTGTTCCTGCTCGTCGGCCCGGCCGCCGCCATCTCGGAGGAGGCCAAGGCGGCGCTGCGCAAGCTCGTACGGGCGCTGCCGCGGCCGTTCCGGGCCGACGCCGAGGCCGCCGCGAGCGCCACCATGATCGACCCGACCCGCTGGGGCGAGCGCGACCGCCGCCGGCCCGAGATGGTGGACCGGCTGCAGGCCGCCGTGGTCCACCGGCGCAAGGTCCGCCTGACCTACGCCGGCCGCACCCGGGAGCAGACCGAACGGCTGGTGGACCCGTGGGGTCTGGTCGACAAGGACGAGGTCTGGTATCTGCTCGCCGGGACCGAGCGCGGGCAGCGGACGTTCAGGGTCGATCGGATCGTCGAGGCCGAGCCGACCGGCGAGCCCGCCGAGCGGCCCGACGACTTCACCCTCGCCGCCGCGTGGCAGGAGGTCGTCGGCGAGGTGGAGCAGCGGCGGTCACGCACCTGGGCGACCGTGCTCATCGAGACCAGGTTCGTCCCGGTGCTGCGCGACCACTTCGGACGGCACTGCCAGGTCGAGCACGAACGCGACGAGCACGGGCGGGCCAGGGTCCGCGTCGGGGCGCCCACACCGCTGGACATCGCCAGGCAGCTCGCCGGCTGGGGCGCGCTGGTCGAGGTGCTCGAACCTGCTCCGGTCCGGTTGGAGCTGGCCCGCATCGGCACCGAGCTCGCCGCCCGCTACGCCGGCACGCCCTGA